Part of the Candidatus Methylomirabilota bacterium genome is shown below.
CATGTCCACGCCCGCCGCGCCGCAGAGCGCGGCCGCCCGGCGCCACTCCGTGACGCCACCGCATTCCGAGGCGTCGACGTTGACGAGATCGACGGCGCCGGCTTCCAGGAGGCGGCGCACGCCGTGGCTGGTGATCTCGCTCTGCCCGGCCGTGATGGGGATCCGCGTGGCCTGGCGCACCCGGGCCATGAGGGCGGCATCGTCGTACCAGTGGCACGGCTCCTCGAACCAGCGGATGTCGAGGTGCTCGATGAGGCGCGCGAAGCGCACGGCATCCTGAGCCGGCCAGCCACGGTTGGCGTCCACGGCCAGCACGAAGTCGGGGCCGGCGGCGCGGCGCGCCACCTCGACGCGCTCCGCGTCCTGCTCGGGCGTGAGTCCGCCCACCTTGAACTTGCAGCCCGCCATGCCCGCTCGGCGGTAGGCTTCCATCTCGCGCCCGATATCCGCGAGCGTCTTGCCTTCCATGTAGTACCCACCGATGGAGATGATGGGGAGCCGGCTCCGGTAGCCGCCGAGGAGCGCGCACACGCTCTTGCCGAGCGCCTTGCCGGCAAGGTCCCAGAGCGCGCAGTCGACGCAGGCGATGGCCTCCAGCAGCGTCTTGCGGTCGCGGCTCGCATGGGAGAGCGCGAACATCGTCTCCCAGACGCGCTCGCCCTCGAAGATGCTCATGCCGATCACGCGGGGGGCGAGGGCTTCGTGGATCAGCCGCGTGATCTCGAGGCCGTGCTCCCGGTTGTCGCCGTTGTAGACCTCGCTGACGAGCCCCGCGTCGGTCCGCATGCGGGTGATGACGGTGTTGCGCTTGAGGACAGCGTACGTGCTGCCGCCGAAGTTCCGGGTGAGGGGAATCTCGACGGGGATGGCCTCGACGCTCTCGATGCGCACGCGAGCTCAGCCCGGACTATGCGTGAACATCTGACCCCCTCATCTACTCAGCCCTCACCTCGTCGCCCGAGGCGGACGTCTCGGCTCGAACTGCGGCCCTCTCCCCCAGTGGGGGAGAGGGATCAGAATCAAGAGAGCCGCGTGGCGAGAGTGTTGTCTTCCCTCGCCCCCGCCGCGGGGGAGAGGGCAGGGTGAGGGGGCCGTACGACGAGCGCGTCTCGTTCATGAATGATCGGGACCCTTCCCCCTCGCCCGCTCTTCAGGAGCGGCGGGCGAGCGGACCGCGCAGCAGCCGCCCCGGCAGCGCCCCCGTGTGCTTGCCGTCGCGCAGCACCGTCTCGCCGTTGACCACGGTGGCGGAGATGCCGCGGGCCCGCTGCACGAGGCGTCGCGCGCCCGCCGGCAGGTCGTTCACCACCTCGGGCATCTCGGGCGCCACGGTGTCGGGATCGAAGACGACGAGATCGGCGGCGAACCCTTCCCGGACCAGCCCGCGGTCCGCGAAGCCCCAGTGGGTGGCGTTGTCGAAGCTCAGCATGCGCACGGCCTGCTCGAGGGTCAGGGCCTGCTTCCTCCGCACCCAGTAGCTGAGCAGATGGGTCTGGAGCGAGGCGTCCATGATCTGCGAGACGTGGGCGCCGGAGTCCGAGAAGGTCACCACGGTCCGCGGATGCTTGATCAGCTCGAGGGCGTGGTCCTGGTTCTCGTTGGCGATGGGCTGGAGGAAGAAGCGCTCCAGGTCCTTCTCGAGGGCGAGATCGATGATGGCCTCGACGGGATCCACGCCGCGCTCGCGCGCGATCTCCGCCACGGAGCGGTGCGGCCCTTCGGGCGTGTCCATGAGGAAGATCCACTCGTAGGCGGCGGCCCTCGGCTCGGCTCCGATGGGCTGGCGCTCGTCGCGCTGACCCGCGGCCTCGACGAGCCGGCGCTTCAGCTCGGGGTCGCGCAGCCGGCGCTTCTGCTCCTCGAGCGGCAACGCCCGCAGCTCCTTCCACACGGGCAGCCGATCGAAGGGCAAGCTCGTCTTGAACGAGAGCACGATGGTGAGGGCGCGACTGTGGACCTGGGCGAACATGCGGCCACCCGCGCGAGCCGTCTCCTCGAGCAGGCCGATGTACTGCCGCCACAGCTCGGGCGCGTCGCGGCGGCTGAAGAGGCCCCAGGTGACGGGGCGCCCCGTGTCGACGGCGAGATCGCGCAGCCGCACGTGATAGTCGCGCAGCCCCTCGTGATCGTCGCCGAATCGCTCGCCGGCGATCTCGAAGATGCCGGCGTTCATCTCGCCCATCGCGCCCACCAGACGTCGCACCTCGTCCCAGGTCGCGAGGCGGCTGGCCACGGGGCGGCCATCGGGCGTCTCGTGGCTCGGCGAGCGCGAGGTCGTCAAGCCCATGGCTCCCGCGGCCAGGCCGCTCCTCAGCTCCTTTTCCATCGCGGCCAGATCGCTCTCATCGGCCGGCTTGTCGAAGGCGCGCTCGCCCATGACATAGGTGCGCAGCGCGGAGTGGCCGAGGTAGCCCGCGTAGTTGATCCCTTTGGGCAGGGAGTCGAGCGTGTCGAGGAACTCCGCGAAGGTCGTCCACGTCCAGTCGATGCCCGCCTCCATCGCCTTGGCGGCGATGTCCTCGGCCCGCTCGAGATTGCGGATGACGAGGTGCCGGTCGGGCTTGGCGCAGGGCGCGAGGGTGAACCCGCAATTCCCCATGACCACGCTGGTCACGCCGTGCCAGCACGAGCAAGTGCCGAGGGGATCCCAGAAGACCTGGGCGTCCATGTGAGTGTGGCCGTCCACGAACCCGGGCGCCACCACCTGACCCTCGGCGTCGATGACCTCGCGAGCGGACTCCCGGATGCGGCCGATGGCGGCGATGCGTCCGCCCGTCACCCCGACGTCGCCCCGGTATCGGGGCTGCCCGGATCCGTCCACCACCCAGCCGTTCTTGATCACGAGGTCATAGGACATTGCCTGCTCCTCTCGGTCGTAGGGGCCCACTCGTCGAAGTCGCCTCATGGTACTCCAACTCCTCGCCCAGGTCATGGGCCGCGCGCCCCGGAGTCAGGCCTTGACCCGGACGCCGATTCGCTTGGCCGCCTGCCGAAGTCGCTCGTCGGCCGTCGCGATGGGGGCGGCGTGCGACACGGCGAGCGCGAGGTACAGGCAGTCATAGACCGGATGTCCGAGCTCGACGGCCAGCCGAGCGGCAGACGGAAGGAGCGCCGCCGAAGGCGTCCAGCCAATTCCCAGGGCAAGGAGATTCGTGACGGCCTGCTCGACGTCCGCCCGCTCCATCTCGCGACGACGATGCTTCTTCCACCAGGCGTTGGTGGCCTCGACAGCCATCAGGTCGGGAGCGAGCAGGGGAGAGTCGGTTTCGAGAAGCTGGTCTGCTCCCCACCTGTCCGGCTCGTTGGCGAACCAGAGAAATGCGATGGAGGCGTCGACGACGACGGGTTCCGCTATCGCCGGAGTGTATCGCGGGCCGCGCTCGCGCATGCGCCGGGCGGGGGCCCTGGTCGCCCGGCGTGGCGTCATCGCTCCCGGTCTTCCCGGATCAGCTCCACTCCACGGGAGCGGTGGGGACGCTGGCGGGCGCGAATGGCCGCCGCCCGCGCGGCAATCTCCGCCCGGCTCACCCGCGTGCCGTCGGCGAGGACTCGCCGCGCCTCCTGCTCGACCGACACGCCGCGGAGGCGAGCCTGCAGCCGCAGACGCTCGGCTACCTCGTCATCGAGGTTCCGGATGATGATCGTCGCCATGGTGTCGATATCGTCTCATGCTAGCAGCGATATCGCAATGTGTTATCAGACGAGCGCTGTCGACGACCCCCTGCTCGGTAACCGAAATTTTGATGTGATGCGGGCGCTTGACCTCTCCTCGCGAACACACTAAGCTCCGCCACACCTGAGGAGCTGCTCCCGACCCGACGCTTTGGAAGGAGTCCGATCATGGGACGCGCGTACAACATCATCGATGCCGATGGACACGTGCTCGAGCCGGTGGACATCTGGGAAAAGTACATGGATCCCGCGTATCGCGACCGCGCCCCGCGGATCATCGTGGACAAGGACGGCAAGGAGCGGCTCAGCGTCGAGGACAAGATCCTGGGCAGCCCCAAGGGCCTCGGCAACATCGGGGCCATCGGGGCCCGGCAGGGTGACGTGGCCGAGATGACCATGAAGTACGTGGAGGGCCGCAAGGGCGGCTTCGATCCGCACGCCCGCATCCCGGACATGGACCTCGACGGCATCGACGCCGCCTTCCTGTACCCGAGCCTCGGCCTCTTCTCGGGGGCCATCCAGGATCCCGGGCTCGCCGCCGCCGTTTGCCGGGCCTACAACCGCTGGCTCGCGGACTACTGCAAGCCCTATCCCGATCGCCTCTTCGGGGTGGCCATGCTCCCCATGCAGTCGATCGATCTCGCCATCGAGGAGATGCGCTTCGCGCGCACGCGGCTCGGCATGCGTGGCGGCTTCCTCCGCCCCAATCCCTACAACGGCCGCATGCTGCACCACCCGGACTACGCGCCGTTCTGGTCCGAGGTGGAGGAGCTGGACTTCTCCATTGGGCTCCACGAGGGGGCGAGCGGCGGCATGCCGCAGGTGGGCGTCGATCGCTTCACCACGCGCGGGGCGCGCCACATCATCTCCCACACCCTCGAGATGATGCTGGCCGCCATGAGCGTGATCTGGGAGGGCGTGTGCGACAAGCACCCGAAGGTGCGCATTGCCTTCCTGGAGTCGGGCGGGGGATGGATCGCCCCCTGGCTCGACCGCATGGATCGTCATTTCGACGACAAGGGCTTCAACGACTCGGATCTCTCCATGCGCCCGAGCGAGCTGTTCCAGCGCAACTGCTGGATCTCCTTCGAGCCCGTGGAGGGCAGCCTCAGCGTCCTCGCGGATTACATCGGGCCGCACAAGATCCTGTGGGCCACCGACTATCCGCACCCGGACGGGTTTTTCCCCGGCGCCCCGAAGCTGATCGCTGACCGGCCGGAGCTGTCGGCGGAGACGAAGCGACAGATCCTGGCCGGAGGCGCCAAGGGATTCTACGCGCTCGCCTAGGCGCGAGCGCACGAGGGGGAACCATGGCACGGGTGACAGGGCTCGGACACGTCGGCATCTACGTGCGCGACCTCGACCGCATGGTCGCCTTCTACCGGGACATCATGGGCATGCAGGTGACCAAGCAGAACTGGCGCGCGGGCGCCGTCTTTCTGAGCGCGGATCCTGAGGCCGTGGACCACGAGATAGCGCTCATGCGCGGGAGGCCCGACGCCGCGGATCCGCATCTCATCCAGCAGATCTCCATGCGGGTGTCCACCCTCGACGACCTGCGGACCTTTCGCCGCCGCCTGATCGCCGAGGGCTATCGCATCGAAGGCATCGTCAACCACGCCAGCGCCATCGGCTGCTACTTCTTCGACCCCGAGGGCAATCGCACCGAGGTGTTCTGGGTCACGGGCCGACCCTGCTGGGTGCCCACCGTGAAGCCCATCGACATTGAGCAATCCGATGATGCCGTGCTGGCCGAGGTGGATCAGCTCTGGAATCAGCTTCGCGACGTGCCCGTGGGAGGGCGGATGTCCGAAGAGACCGCGACGCTCGGGGTCACTCGACAGGCATAGACGGAGCAAAGCCCCAGGAGGGGAGCCAATGACGGCCAAGCTCGATCGTCGCACGTTCCTGGCGGGTACCGCGCTCGCGGCCGCCGCCACACTGCCCCGGCCGGCCAGGGCCCAGGCCAAGCCGGTCCGCATCGGCCTGCTGACGGTGAAGACCGGGCCGCTTGCCCAGGGCGGCATCCAGATGGAGCAGGGCACCATCCGCTTCCTCAAGGACAGGAACTACACGCTGGCCGGCCGCAAGGTCGAGCTCATCGTCGCCGACACGGGCGGCAACCCCGCGGGTACCAAGACCAAGACTCAGGAGCTCGTCGAGCGCGACAACGTCGACATGATCTTCGGTCCGCTCGCGGCCTTCGAGCTGCTCGCCATCACCGACTACGCCGCTGCCGCGAAGATGCCGATCCTGAGCCTCGCTGCGGCCGAGGACATGACCCAGCGCCGACCCAACCCGTATTTCGTCCGGGCCTCCGGCACCTCGGCGCAGTACTTGCACCCCCTGGCCGACTACGCGGCCAAGGAGCTGAAGTTCAAGCGCGTGATCACCCTCGCGGACGACTTCGCCTTCGGCCACGAGCAGATGGCCGGGTTCCAGCGCGTCTTCGAGGACGCGGGGGGCCGGGTCGTGAAGAAGCTGTGGCCGCCGCTCGTGACTCCCGACTACACGCCGTATCTCGCGCAGATCAGCGGCGTCGACGCAATCGTCCAGGGCTTCGCCGGATCGAACCCCTTGAAGTTCATGAAGCAGTACAAGGACCAGGGGCTCAAGCTCCCGGTCCTCGCCGGCGCGCCGGCCGGCGACGATGCGCTCCTGAAGTCCTTCGGCGACGAGGCGCTGGGGATGATCTCGAGCAACTTCTATACGAACGATTTCGACACGCCGAGCAACAAGCGGCTCATCGACGGGATGGTGCGCGACTACGGCAACATCCCGGGCACCTATTCCGCCGGTCTCTACGTCAACGGGATGGTCGCCGAGGCGGCCCTCGAGAAGACGGGCGGGAAGACCGACGACAGGGAGGCGTTCATCAAAGCGTTGCGCGCCGTGAAGCTCACCGACACGCCGCGCGGACCGTTCCACTTCGACCACTTCGGCAACGTCGTCGGGAGCTTCTATATCCGGAAATGCGAGCGGAAGGGCGACAAGCTCGTCAACACGACGATCAAGGCCTATCCGAACGTGAGCCAGTTCTGGACCTACGACGAGAAGTGGTTCCTCACGCAGCCCGTCTACTCGCGTGATTACCCGCCCTTGAAGAGCTGAGCGCGCGATCGAGCGTGCCCGGGACAAGGCGGTGGGGGGTGATGGGGGGAGCGCCGTTCGCTCCCCTCATCCTCGATTGAAGGCATGAGCCTGTGGGTGGTGTTGGCCGTCAACAGCATCACCTTCGGCGGCCTCCTCTTTCTCCTGTCCGCCGGCTTTTCCCTGATCTTCGGGTTGATGAAGATCCCCAACCTGACCCACGGCTCCTTCTTCATGCTGGGCGCGTACTTCGCCACCAGCCTGATCGCGCGAGGGTTCAATTTCTGGGCGGCCGCCCTCGTGGGCGGGCTGCTCGTGGCCGCCTTCGGCGGCGTCATCGAGCGCTTCATCCTGCGCCGGCTGGCCGGGGCGGAGCTGGCGCAGGTCCTGGTTACCCTGGGGCTGTCCTTCATGGTCGCCGACGTGTGCCTCATGGTGTGGACCGGCGATCCTATCCGCATCGACACGCCCGCCGGTCTGCGTGGCGCCACCTCGATGCTCGGCCTGGGCTTTCCCACCTATCGCCTCGCCATCAGCCTCATCGCCGTAGTCTTCGCGGCCGCGCTGTGGGCGTTGCTCGACCGGACGCGGCTCGGCGCCATGATCCGCGCCGGCGTCGACGATCCCGCCATGGCCCGCGTGGTGGGTATCCGCGTCTCGCGGCTCTTCACCATCGTCTTCTGCCTGGGGGCATGGCTGGCCGGCTTTGCCGGGGTCATCGGCGGGCCTATCCTCTCTGTCTATCCGGGGCTCGATCAAGAGATGCTGCCCCTGGCCCTCGTCGTGGTCATCCTGGGCGGGAGCGGCAGCTTGCTCGGCTCGCTCGTGGGCAGCTTCGTGGTCGGCTTCCTCTACAACTTCGGCCAGGCCATGTTTCCCGAGCTCGCGTACGTCGTGCTGTTCTTGCCCATGCTCATCGTGCTGGTGGTGCGACCCCAGGGCCTCTTCGGACGGCCGGCCCTGTGAAGCGGCTCGCCTGGATGGCCGCCCTCGTGATCCTCGCGGCGGTTCCCTTCTGGGTCAGCGGCACTTTCTACGTCAATATCGCGAGCCAGATCCTCCTTTACGCCATCCTTGCCCTAGGCGTGAACGTGCTGGCCGGCTATGCCGGGCTCGTCACCCTTGGCCACGCGGGGCTCTTCGGCATCGCCGCCTACGCCGCGGCCAAGATCATGAATGCCGGCTATGGCCACGTCACCGTGGCCACGGGCGCCCTCGCGGTGACGCTGGTGGCGGCCGCCGTCTTCGCGGTGCTGGCCCTGCGCGGCACCGGGCTCGGCTTCGTCATGATCACCGTGGCCCTCGGTCAGATCGTCTGGGGGGT
Proteins encoded:
- a CDS encoding amidohydrolase family protein, with translation MSYDLVIKNGWVVDGSGQPRYRGDVGVTGGRIAAIGRIRESAREVIDAEGQVVAPGFVDGHTHMDAQVFWDPLGTCSCWHGVTSVVMGNCGFTLAPCAKPDRHLVIRNLERAEDIAAKAMEAGIDWTWTTFAEFLDTLDSLPKGINYAGYLGHSALRTYVMGERAFDKPADESDLAAMEKELRSGLAAGAMGLTTSRSPSHETPDGRPVASRLATWDEVRRLVGAMGEMNAGIFEIAGERFGDDHEGLRDYHVRLRDLAVDTGRPVTWGLFSRRDAPELWRQYIGLLEETARAGGRMFAQVHSRALTIVLSFKTSLPFDRLPVWKELRALPLEEQKRRLRDPELKRRLVEAAGQRDERQPIGAEPRAAAYEWIFLMDTPEGPHRSVAEIARERGVDPVEAIIDLALEKDLERFFLQPIANENQDHALELIKHPRTVVTFSDSGAHVSQIMDASLQTHLLSYWVRRKQALTLEQAVRMLSFDNATHWGFADRGLVREGFAADLVVFDPDTVAPEMPEVVNDLPAGARRLVQRARGISATVVNGETVLRDGKHTGALPGRLLRGPLARRS
- a CDS encoding mandelate racemase/muconate lactonizing enzyme family protein is translated as MRIESVEAIPVEIPLTRNFGGSTYAVLKRNTVITRMRTDAGLVSEVYNGDNREHGLEITRLIHEALAPRVIGMSIFEGERVWETMFALSHASRDRKTLLEAIACVDCALWDLAGKALGKSVCALLGGYRSRLPIISIGGYYMEGKTLADIGREMEAYRRAGMAGCKFKVGGLTPEQDAERVEVARRAAGPDFVLAVDANRGWPAQDAVRFARLIEHLDIRWFEEPCHWYDDAALMARVRQATRIPITAGQSEITSHGVRRLLEAGAVDLVNVDASECGGVTEWRRAAALCGAAGVDMAHHEESQIAQHLMAAVPHGTYAECFADPERDPVWQSMWANRPAIKDGMIEVSPDPGFGLVLDEAMIQRYRVA
- a CDS encoding VOC family protein, which encodes MARVTGLGHVGIYVRDLDRMVAFYRDIMGMQVTKQNWRAGAVFLSADPEAVDHEIALMRGRPDAADPHLIQQISMRVSTLDDLRTFRRRLIAEGYRIEGIVNHASAIGCYFFDPEGNRTEVFWVTGRPCWVPTVKPIDIEQSDDAVLAEVDQLWNQLRDVPVGGRMSEETATLGVTRQA
- a CDS encoding type II toxin-antitoxin system VapC family toxin, which gives rise to MTPRRATRAPARRMRERGPRYTPAIAEPVVVDASIAFLWFANEPDRWGADQLLETDSPLLAPDLMAVEATNAWWKKHRRREMERADVEQAVTNLLALGIGWTPSAALLPSAARLAVELGHPVYDCLYLALAVSHAAPIATADERLRQAAKRIGVRVKA
- a CDS encoding ABC transporter substrate-binding protein, which produces MTAKLDRRTFLAGTALAAAATLPRPARAQAKPVRIGLLTVKTGPLAQGGIQMEQGTIRFLKDRNYTLAGRKVELIVADTGGNPAGTKTKTQELVERDNVDMIFGPLAAFELLAITDYAAAAKMPILSLAAAEDMTQRRPNPYFVRASGTSAQYLHPLADYAAKELKFKRVITLADDFAFGHEQMAGFQRVFEDAGGRVVKKLWPPLVTPDYTPYLAQISGVDAIVQGFAGSNPLKFMKQYKDQGLKLPVLAGAPAGDDALLKSFGDEALGMISSNFYTNDFDTPSNKRLIDGMVRDYGNIPGTYSAGLYVNGMVAEAALEKTGGKTDDREAFIKALRAVKLTDTPRGPFHFDHFGNVVGSFYIRKCERKGDKLVNTTIKAYPNVSQFWTYDEKWFLTQPVYSRDYPPLKS
- a CDS encoding amidohydrolase family protein — encoded protein: MGRAYNIIDADGHVLEPVDIWEKYMDPAYRDRAPRIIVDKDGKERLSVEDKILGSPKGLGNIGAIGARQGDVAEMTMKYVEGRKGGFDPHARIPDMDLDGIDAAFLYPSLGLFSGAIQDPGLAAAVCRAYNRWLADYCKPYPDRLFGVAMLPMQSIDLAIEEMRFARTRLGMRGGFLRPNPYNGRMLHHPDYAPFWSEVEELDFSIGLHEGASGGMPQVGVDRFTTRGARHIISHTLEMMLAAMSVIWEGVCDKHPKVRIAFLESGGGWIAPWLDRMDRHFDDKGFNDSDLSMRPSELFQRNCWISFEPVEGSLSVLADYIGPHKILWATDYPHPDGFFPGAPKLIADRPELSAETKRQILAGGAKGFYALA
- a CDS encoding plasmid stabilization protein, with product MATIIIRNLDDEVAERLRLQARLRGVSVEQEARRVLADGTRVSRAEIAARAAAIRARQRPHRSRGVELIREDRER
- a CDS encoding branched-chain amino acid ABC transporter permease: MSLWVVLAVNSITFGGLLFLLSAGFSLIFGLMKIPNLTHGSFFMLGAYFATSLIARGFNFWAAALVGGLLVAAFGGVIERFILRRLAGAELAQVLVTLGLSFMVADVCLMVWTGDPIRIDTPAGLRGATSMLGLGFPTYRLAISLIAVVFAAALWALLDRTRLGAMIRAGVDDPAMARVVGIRVSRLFTIVFCLGAWLAGFAGVIGGPILSVYPGLDQEMLPLALVVVILGGSGSLLGSLVGSFVVGFLYNFGQAMFPELAYVVLFLPMLIVLVVRPQGLFGRPAL